In Elusimicrobium sp. An273, one genomic interval encodes:
- a CDS encoding deoxycytidylate deaminase — MKNKHRLFIKIAELVAEQSTCCRLQVGAVLVKDNRVISMGFNGTPTGQLHCEENFKTIYEQSYRDKFPTYADFVASRTFYDLHGKWSVENELHAEQNAIAFAAKNGIATQGASVYVTWSPCVHCAKVIVSAGIKKVFYKNMYDRSQDGIIFLARNGIECRQLTEKDIAAN; from the coding sequence ATGAAAAACAAACACCGCCTGTTTATTAAAATAGCCGAATTGGTGGCCGAACAATCCACCTGCTGCCGGCTGCAAGTTGGGGCCGTGCTGGTAAAAGACAACCGCGTCATCAGCATGGGTTTCAACGGCACGCCCACGGGGCAGCTGCACTGCGAAGAAAATTTTAAAACCATTTACGAGCAATCCTACCGCGACAAATTCCCTACGTATGCGGATTTTGTCGCCAGCCGCACGTTTTACGATCTGCACGGGAAATGGTCGGTAGAAAACGAACTGCACGCCGAGCAAAACGCCATTGCCTTTGCCGCCAAAAACGGCATTGCCACGCAAGGCGCGTCGGTATATGTTACGTGGTCGCCGTGCGTACACTGTGCCAAAGTCATTGTAAGCGCCGGGATCAAAAAGGTGTTTTACAAAAATATGTACGACCGCAGCCAAGACGGCATTATCTTTCTGGCCCGCAACGGCATTGAATGCCGCCAGCTGACCGAAAAAGACATCGCCGCCAACTAA
- a CDS encoding ABC transporter permease — translation MWDSFYAIFKISLKAIFANKMRAALTSLGIVIGVSAVITMLAVGSGAQKSVTDSVARFGTNILFLRQPWDLDESISSPKDVTMDDVYAIRELDGVAAAAPYITTSFDVKYSNTSVALSVLATDPDIFLTYDWPIESGRKFTQREVNDYAQVIVLGASAAQTIFSDVDPLNKTVVLDNIPFKVVGVIKKTGQSGMGFDMDEGALIPYTTGKVKMNAGWNKSDRRALDRVVIKVADFNTIENTKVDIQNAVRNTHRIHPLGKDDFQLDDFASFIEQAKTMGKTMSILLGAIGAVSLIVGGIGVMNIMLVSVTERTREIGIRMAIGATSWDIRLQFLVESVTLSCIGGLIGIILGVIITLLVAAHSTIPAELSLSAILLSVGFSAATGIFFGFYPAYKASKLTPIDALRYE, via the coding sequence ATGTGGGATTCTTTTTACGCTATTTTTAAAATTTCGCTCAAAGCCATTTTTGCCAACAAAATGCGCGCCGCTTTAACCAGTTTGGGCATTGTAATCGGCGTGTCGGCGGTTATTACCATGTTGGCGGTCGGTTCCGGCGCGCAAAAAAGCGTTACCGACAGCGTGGCCCGCTTTGGCACCAACATTTTGTTTTTGCGCCAGCCGTGGGATTTGGACGAAAGCATTTCCTCCCCCAAAGACGTAACGATGGACGATGTTTACGCCATCCGCGAACTCGACGGCGTGGCCGCGGCCGCCCCGTATATTACCACCAGTTTTGACGTCAAGTATTCCAACACCAGCGTGGCGCTTAGCGTACTGGCAACCGACCCGGACATCTTTTTGACCTACGACTGGCCCATTGAAAGCGGCCGGAAATTTACCCAGCGCGAAGTGAACGATTACGCCCAGGTGATTGTATTGGGTGCGTCCGCCGCGCAGACGATTTTCAGCGATGTGGATCCGCTCAATAAAACCGTGGTGTTGGATAATATCCCTTTTAAAGTGGTGGGCGTCATCAAAAAAACCGGCCAGAGCGGCATGGGGTTTGATATGGACGAAGGGGCTTTAATCCCCTATACCACCGGCAAAGTAAAAATGAACGCGGGCTGGAACAAGTCCGACCGCCGTGCCCTAGACCGCGTGGTCATTAAAGTGGCCGATTTTAACACCATTGAAAACACCAAGGTGGACATTCAAAACGCCGTTCGCAACACCCACCGCATTCATCCGCTGGGAAAGGACGATTTCCAGCTGGACGACTTTGCCTCGTTTATTGAACAGGCCAAAACCATGGGCAAAACGATGAGTATCCTGTTGGGGGCCATTGGGGCGGTATCGCTGATTGTGGGCGGTATCGGGGTAATGAACATTATGTTGGTGTCCGTAACCGAACGCACACGCGAAATCGGCATTCGTATGGCCATTGGCGCCACCAGCTGGGATATCCGCCTGCAGTTTTTGGTGGAATCGGTTACCCTCTCCTGCATCGGCGGGCTGATAGGGATTATTCTAGGGGTGATTATTACGCTGTTGGTGGCGGCGCATTCCACCATTCCGGCCGAGCTGAGCCTGTCGGCCATTTTGCTGTCGGTCGGGTTTTCGGCGGCGACGGGTATTTTCTTCGGGTTTTATCCGGCGTATAAGGCGTCTAAATTAACACCGATTGACGCGCTGCGCTACGAATAA
- a CDS encoding TolC family protein, with translation MKHFGFFLTIFFLFAGGLVYGEEAVSVPSSDASSAAAQAAKDTAVPPASSSAVKESDTKPVHPAKNENPAMVLRDADGKPLPDINGKLTLEDCIRIALANSPQAVSAQLNLQNAHVNLNLAKSEFLPTVTAGASQDYTNSKMDGSSRTDHGSSDVYAQAQLSISGITDIARNVKTQQLALEQAELNVDSVKNDLIRTVKKNYYALISAVRAVAIRTQSRDLYQDQYERAAEYYRLGLRPKVDVTTAEVNLNNEELSLIRAKNLVKTASAELANSMGVTTPKTLEIEEILTFEKFEMPFDEAVQTAYANRPDVLSAHTNVRISQLKLNQAKAGFFPTFSFSAGFSKYGDDFSLDNEEARLMASVEIPIFNALKTYNGVKQAKISLENTLNTSRSLLNNVFLEVQSAYIKMQEAAESIPIAELNVEKAKENLDLARGRYNEGIGDIIELKDAEVAYTDAELSLLTARYDYASAVADLKQAMGTN, from the coding sequence ATGAAACATTTTGGATTTTTTCTGACCATTTTCTTTCTTTTTGCGGGTGGTTTAGTTTATGGTGAAGAAGCCGTTTCGGTGCCTTCGTCAGACGCCTCTTCCGCGGCCGCTCAAGCGGCCAAGGACACGGCCGTCCCTCCCGCTTCTTCCAGCGCGGTCAAAGAATCGGACACCAAACCCGTCCACCCGGCCAAAAACGAAAACCCGGCCATGGTGCTGCGGGATGCAGACGGGAAACCGCTGCCGGATATTAACGGCAAGCTGACGCTGGAGGATTGCATCCGCATTGCGCTGGCCAACAGCCCGCAGGCCGTCAGCGCGCAGCTTAATTTGCAGAATGCGCACGTCAATTTGAATTTGGCCAAATCCGAGTTTTTGCCTACGGTTACCGCCGGCGCCTCGCAGGATTATACCAACAGCAAAATGGACGGTTCCTCCCGCACGGATCACGGCTCGTCGGACGTATACGCCCAGGCCCAGCTGTCCATCAGCGGTATTACGGATATTGCCCGCAACGTAAAAACCCAGCAGCTGGCGCTGGAGCAGGCGGAACTGAATGTGGACAGCGTTAAAAACGATTTGATCCGCACCGTTAAGAAAAACTATTATGCCTTGATTTCGGCTGTGCGCGCGGTGGCCATTCGCACCCAATCGCGCGATTTGTATCAAGACCAATACGAACGCGCCGCCGAGTATTACCGCTTGGGCCTGCGCCCGAAAGTGGACGTAACGACGGCGGAAGTCAATTTAAACAACGAGGAACTCAGCCTCATCCGCGCCAAGAACTTGGTCAAAACGGCCTCGGCCGAGCTGGCCAACAGCATGGGCGTAACCACCCCCAAAACCTTGGAGATAGAAGAAATCCTTACGTTTGAAAAATTTGAAATGCCTTTTGACGAGGCCGTCCAAACCGCCTATGCCAACCGCCCGGATGTGCTTTCTGCACATACGAATGTGCGCATCAGCCAGCTGAAGCTCAATCAAGCCAAAGCGGGCTTTTTCCCCACCTTCTCTTTTTCGGCGGGGTTTTCCAAATACGGGGACGATTTTTCGCTGGATAACGAAGAAGCGCGGCTGATGGCCTCGGTGGAAATTCCGATTTTTAATGCGCTGAAGACGTATAACGGCGTCAAGCAGGCTAAAATTTCGTTGGAGAACACCCTCAACACCAGCCGCAGCCTGCTCAACAACGTATTTTTGGAAGTGCAAAGCGCTTATATCAAAATGCAGGAAGCGGCCGAAAGCATCCCGATTGCAGAGCTGAATGTGGAAAAGGCCAAAGAAAATTTGGATCTTGCCCGCGGGCGCTATAACGAAGGAATCGGAGATATTATTGAACTCAAAGACGCCGAAGTGGCCTATACGGATGCGGAACTGAGTTTATTGACGGCGCGGTATGATTATGCTTCCGCCGTGGCGGATTTGAAACAAGCGATGGGGACGAATTAA
- a CDS encoding ABC transporter ATP-binding protein, producing MALIDTRDLYKIYTLGDVEVKALNGVSVSIEKGEFVAVMGPSGSGKSTFMNILGCLDKPTRGKYILDGIDVTATDLSELAGVRNRKIGFVFQGFNLIKRTTAVENVELPMIYNHTPAHLRREKAMAALTAVGLEKRAFHLPNQLSGGQQQRVAIARSLVCDAPIIFADEPTGNLDTKMSIEVMDLFTRLNKEMGKTIILITHEPDIAEYASRLIKFKDGEKISDEVK from the coding sequence ATGGCGCTGATTGATACGCGGGATTTGTACAAAATCTATACGCTGGGCGACGTGGAAGTAAAAGCTTTAAACGGCGTCAGCGTGTCTATTGAAAAAGGCGAATTCGTGGCCGTGATGGGGCCTTCCGGTTCTGGCAAGTCCACTTTTATGAACATTTTGGGCTGCCTGGATAAACCCACCCGGGGCAAATATATTTTGGACGGCATTGACGTAACGGCTACGGATTTGTCGGAACTGGCGGGCGTGCGCAACCGAAAAATCGGATTTGTGTTTCAGGGGTTTAACCTCATTAAGCGCACCACGGCGGTGGAAAATGTGGAACTGCCGATGATTTACAACCACACCCCCGCGCATTTGCGCCGGGAAAAAGCCATGGCGGCGCTGACGGCCGTGGGGCTTGAAAAGCGCGCTTTTCACCTGCCCAACCAGCTTTCGGGCGGCCAGCAGCAGCGCGTGGCGATTGCCCGCTCGCTGGTGTGCGATGCGCCCATTATCTTTGCCGACGAGCCGACCGGCAACTTGGATACGAAAATGAGTATTGAAGTAATGGATTTGTTCACGCGGTTAAACAAAGAAATGGGCAAAACCATTATTCTGATTACGCACGAGCCGGACATTGCGGAATATGCGTCGCGCCTCATCAAATTTAAAGACGGCGAAAAAATAAGCGACGAGGTTAAATAA
- a CDS encoding MFS transporter — MKQVIASLVSISILTLGPLPAPAQVPQKAVQAVKAVAKSGVKKAIVPPVKYPHISVPAVSLSQTMLPAETGRFAVPRVSVELKPEQRQQLERGIAVTVKKALEPSSLTLAQIRARIAQGNTERLAQRILTYPNPSVREGMLRNEFVQVALAGHASLEQIEQAADLWRQDIQQAIDALPDLPAGDLPALAQAYAQKNKSVRAVSDALASTSALGLFGTQEDAALLADFSKQAAGSSLAPLVQTAAARALLRLGAVDALQQTTQTAADPALWQGLYTQAAKRGFSLPAPESSARPADTKAFTDVLGVYGKINLLAADPSAEATAVYMNLGRTRPTAARPLQNNQSVPLAPLPRLPRLNIATPEALQVAALAAPAETSAQAASSPTGFLARAARTDQAAKPPHAAQHSVRFFARTPQNAASDRAGILYGGFPLPAVAAGVKKAWSYLKKRFTPAPAALHPEPTSAQGGLAGVFQRASLYLASFVMGLEVATPVIANFGSSFGLSLSDNILVAVATYLPYSLGAFLSNWLKQKIGRKASMNLGLALMGGGFTAGVTLFGLNGAFVPQADALAHFYNILGCITLASTGGVFVHNAVGPMMTDLSAGASELALQKRNANTELSRALGMAASFAFPFLSTKVLGLDWSFTFALPIPLVAAAALGINLARIPNTKPVVEPKPQPLTAQAAAQGIKNRRAYTLTSSLLNNSYIRLLKEEKGVLALLTGLLTMNAVEMSFNNGFLFLLPGLTADPSSQYLFGLIQFAAPFLIGRYLARSFLKWFPQRNMSVATLVSALGGMAAWPLADNVYALTAALFAAEVGISTTFTLAFARSAKNIRTQDRIVSLIVASAVSCAFGPMLLTNLAEMFMSTGLFGAAGATAAAMIGVPSALALFSAGLFKRVERVQAAPENALSTEPQKTPQKRLSWLKKLLSRVSGKRP; from the coding sequence ATGAAACAAGTCATTGCGTCGCTCGTCAGCATCAGCATCCTTACGCTTGGCCCTTTGCCGGCGCCGGCCCAAGTACCGCAGAAAGCGGTGCAGGCGGTAAAGGCAGTTGCCAAATCCGGCGTTAAAAAAGCAATTGTGCCCCCGGTAAAATATCCTCATATTTCCGTCCCGGCCGTTTCTTTGTCCCAAACGATGCTGCCTGCCGAAACAGGACGTTTTGCGGTGCCCCGTGTTTCTGTGGAATTAAAACCCGAACAGCGGCAGCAGTTGGAACGGGGCATTGCCGTGACGGTAAAAAAAGCGCTGGAGCCTTCTTCCTTGACCCTGGCGCAAATCCGCGCACGGATTGCTCAAGGCAATACCGAACGGCTGGCCCAACGCATTTTAACCTATCCCAACCCTAGCGTACGGGAGGGGATGCTTCGCAATGAATTTGTGCAAGTGGCGCTGGCGGGCCACGCCTCTTTGGAGCAAATAGAGCAAGCGGCCGATCTTTGGCGCCAGGACATTCAGCAGGCCATAGACGCATTGCCTGATTTGCCCGCGGGCGATTTGCCCGCCCTGGCCCAAGCCTATGCGCAAAAAAATAAATCCGTTCGGGCAGTTTCCGACGCTTTGGCCAGCACGTCCGCTTTGGGGTTGTTCGGCACCCAAGAAGACGCCGCCTTACTGGCAGATTTTTCCAAACAGGCTGCGGGCTCTTCTTTAGCGCCGCTCGTGCAAACCGCCGCGGCCCGCGCCCTGCTGCGCTTGGGCGCGGTGGACGCGCTCCAACAGACAACGCAAACCGCTGCAGATCCCGCTTTGTGGCAAGGGCTTTACACGCAGGCCGCCAAACGGGGCTTTTCCTTGCCGGCACCCGAATCCTCGGCCCGCCCGGCCGACACCAAAGCCTTTACGGATGTTTTAGGCGTTTACGGGAAAATCAACCTCTTGGCGGCGGATCCGTCGGCTGAGGCAACGGCTGTCTATATGAACTTAGGGCGCACCCGCCCCACGGCGGCCCGCCCGCTGCAAAATAACCAATCCGTCCCGCTGGCGCCTTTGCCGCGCCTGCCGCGTTTGAATATAGCCACCCCGGAGGCTTTACAGGTAGCGGCGTTGGCCGCCCCTGCGGAAACATCCGCCCAGGCGGCTTCCAGCCCTACCGGCTTTTTAGCCCGGGCGGCACGCACCGATCAGGCGGCAAAACCTCCTCACGCCGCCCAGCACTCCGTCCGCTTTTTTGCCCGCACGCCCCAAAATGCCGCTTCCGACCGGGCCGGCATACTGTATGGAGGTTTTCCGCTTCCGGCGGTGGCGGCCGGCGTAAAAAAAGCTTGGTCGTACCTTAAAAAACGCTTCACGCCCGCCCCTGCCGCCTTGCACCCGGAACCGACGAGTGCCCAAGGGGGACTTGCCGGCGTTTTTCAGCGGGCCAGCCTTTATTTGGCGTCGTTTGTAATGGGGCTTGAAGTGGCCACCCCGGTAATTGCCAACTTCGGCAGCAGTTTTGGGCTTTCGTTAAGCGACAACATTTTAGTAGCCGTAGCCACTTATTTGCCGTACTCGCTGGGGGCCTTCTTATCCAATTGGCTGAAGCAAAAAATCGGCCGCAAAGCTTCTATGAATTTAGGGCTTGCGTTGATGGGCGGGGGGTTTACGGCAGGCGTAACGTTGTTTGGGCTGAACGGAGCGTTTGTGCCGCAGGCCGACGCATTAGCCCACTTTTATAACATTTTAGGCTGCATTACCCTGGCCAGCACGGGCGGCGTGTTTGTGCACAATGCCGTGGGGCCGATGATGACGGATCTGAGCGCAGGCGCCAGCGAGCTGGCTTTGCAAAAACGCAACGCCAATACGGAGCTGAGCCGGGCGTTGGGAATGGCGGCGTCGTTTGCGTTTCCGTTCCTTTCTACCAAAGTGCTGGGGCTGGACTGGAGTTTTACGTTTGCCCTTCCCATTCCGCTCGTGGCGGCGGCGGCCTTGGGCATTAATTTAGCCCGCATTCCCAACACAAAGCCCGTGGTGGAACCCAAACCGCAGCCCTTGACGGCCCAAGCCGCCGCACAGGGCATTAAAAACAGACGGGCCTATACGTTGACGTCTTCTCTTTTAAACAACAGTTATATTCGGTTATTAAAAGAGGAAAAGGGCGTACTGGCCCTCTTGACCGGCCTGCTGACCATGAACGCGGTGGAAATGTCGTTTAACAACGGATTTTTATTTCTGCTGCCGGGCCTGACGGCGGATCCTTCTTCCCAGTATTTATTTGGATTAATCCAATTTGCCGCGCCGTTTTTAATCGGGAGGTATCTGGCCAGAAGTTTCTTGAAATGGTTTCCGCAACGCAATATGAGCGTAGCCACCTTGGTGTCGGCGCTGGGCGGGATGGCGGCGTGGCCGCTGGCCGACAATGTATACGCGCTGACGGCGGCTTTATTTGCGGCCGAAGTGGGCATTTCTACCACGTTTACGCTGGCGTTTGCCCGCTCCGCCAAAAACATCCGCACGCAAGACCGTATCGTTTCGCTGATTGTAGCCAGTGCGGTTTCCTGCGCGTTTGGCCCCATGCTGCTGACGAACTTGGCGGAAATGTTTATGAGCACCGGCCTGTTTGGAGCGGCCGGCGCCACCGCGGCTGCGATGATTGGCGTGCCGTCCGCCCTGGCGTTGTTTTCGGCGGGTCTTTTTAAACGGGTGGAACGCGTGCAGGCCGCGCCGGAAAATGCGTTGAGTACTGAGCCGCAGAAAACCCCGCAAAAACGCTTAAGCTGGCTCAAAAAACTGCTTAGCCGCGTAAGCGGCAAACGGCCCTGA
- a CDS encoding DMT family protein, which translates to MWKTVALLCASNLFMTVAWYGHLKFKNRALWLVILASWGIAFFEYCLQVPANRIGSNYFSVTQLKVMQEVITLTVFAGFSALYFKESFKWNHLVGFACLVAAVFFVFKKW; encoded by the coding sequence ATGTGGAAAACCGTCGCGCTGCTGTGCGCTTCTAACCTATTTATGACGGTGGCCTGGTATGGGCACCTCAAGTTTAAAAACCGTGCCCTGTGGCTGGTGATTTTAGCCAGCTGGGGCATTGCCTTTTTTGAATACTGTCTGCAAGTGCCGGCCAACCGCATTGGCAGTAATTACTTCTCCGTTACGCAGCTCAAAGTAATGCAGGAAGTTATTACGCTTACGGTATTTGCCGGTTTTTCGGCGCTTTATTTTAAAGAAAGTTTTAAATGGAACCACTTGGTAGGGTTTGCGTGTTTGGTGGCGGCCGTATTTTTTGTATTCAAAAAATGGTAA
- a CDS encoding efflux RND transporter periplasmic adaptor subunit: MKKENIFKRIFKRFWKMAWWKKTLIVLLLLAAAWGVKAAFFSAPPAPQFKLARVKRGDIVDIVEASGPINPVNTTEVGALVSGEILKIYVDYNTEVKKGDLMAIIDQTQILAALEEAKARLSSAKESLASADVSYRLAKKNYERYQALYEKDYVSKVNLEEYELAYVNAKSSLNSAQANVVQAQSNLDTAEKDLSNTKIVSPIDGVVLTRKVSEGQTITAGFSTPELFVVAQDLTKMQVEAKVSEADIVKIQPGQEADFTLDGYVGEKFKGVVRQVRTNYVDTSDSTTTSSSSTTYTVIIDVDNSDLRLKPGMTATLTIRTQDKKDVLLVPNEALRFSPSTNANKYENTGVWKMNPGMQQPHRVDVTIGIIATKQTEITGGDVQEGDMVIVGENNLQASTSTQQMGPPRPGRRR; this comes from the coding sequence ATGAAAAAGGAAAATATATTTAAACGTATTTTTAAACGGTTTTGGAAAATGGCGTGGTGGAAAAAAACGCTGATTGTGCTGCTGCTGTTGGCGGCGGCATGGGGCGTGAAAGCGGCCTTTTTCTCGGCGCCGCCCGCACCGCAGTTTAAGCTGGCGCGCGTGAAACGGGGCGACATTGTGGATATTGTAGAAGCCTCCGGCCCGATTAACCCGGTAAACACCACGGAAGTGGGCGCGTTGGTTTCCGGCGAAATTTTAAAAATTTATGTGGACTATAACACCGAAGTCAAAAAAGGCGACTTGATGGCCATTATCGACCAAACGCAAATTTTGGCTGCGCTGGAAGAAGCCAAGGCGCGCCTGTCTTCGGCCAAAGAAAGCTTGGCCTCGGCCGACGTTTCCTACCGCCTGGCCAAAAAGAACTACGAGCGCTACCAGGCCCTGTATGAAAAAGACTATGTGTCCAAAGTCAATTTGGAAGAATACGAGCTGGCTTATGTGAATGCCAAAAGCAGTTTAAACTCGGCGCAGGCCAACGTGGTGCAGGCGCAGTCCAACCTGGATACGGCGGAAAAAGATTTGTCTAACACCAAGATCGTCTCCCCCATTGACGGCGTGGTGCTAACCCGCAAAGTAAGCGAAGGGCAAACCATTACGGCCGGATTTTCCACGCCGGAGCTCTTTGTTGTGGCGCAGGATTTGACCAAAATGCAGGTGGAGGCCAAAGTGTCCGAGGCGGATATCGTCAAAATCCAGCCCGGCCAGGAGGCCGATTTTACCTTGGACGGCTATGTAGGCGAAAAATTTAAAGGGGTGGTGCGCCAAGTCCGCACGAATTATGTGGATACGTCCGACTCTACCACCACCTCCTCCAGCAGCACCACCTATACCGTTATTATTGACGTGGATAACTCGGACTTGCGTTTAAAACCCGGCATGACCGCCACGTTAACCATCCGCACGCAGGATAAAAAAGACGTTCTGCTGGTGCCCAACGAGGCGCTGCGCTTCTCCCCCTCCACCAACGCAAACAAGTACGAAAATACCGGCGTGTGGAAGATGAATCCGGGCATGCAGCAGCCCCACCGGGTGGACGTAACGATTGGCATTATTGCCACCAAACAAACGGAAATTACCGGCGGAGACGTGCAGGAAGGCGATATGGTGATTGTGGGCGAAAACAACCTCCAGGCCAGCACCAGCACCCAGCAAATGGGCCCGCCGCGGCCGGGCAGACGGCGCTAG